One window of Nymphaea colorata isolate Beijing-Zhang1983 chromosome 11, ASM883128v2, whole genome shotgun sequence genomic DNA carries:
- the LOC116264469 gene encoding uncharacterized protein LOC116264469 — translation MEDRSWIQKERMSIEYVKGVETFIKFAITNSMVIDGKIRCPCEKCNNCLFQLIRDAIDHIISFGFLQNYTHWHYHGELVMPSQSGQVGPSHALKTRRLGRKQKFKVEVNKHGQPIGEKAQKFSSFIGKLARNPQVTPLTYHTWKELPQTYKDDVWNRVKEKFEGPGVKVTWVMKEHAKLWRCWRCNLRKLYKKHKALESCMKHCKVTIPEDQWRCLIQHFETTKSKEQSEKNKANRAMLKFPHNTGTKSFARLRAEKVAEGTPEPSRAEVFIMTRTSKKGNCQNQATGEAIAQINEAMSQLPEGIRDDPAPTDILSRVIGPDKYGQVHTYGMGVKPSEFFDEAPSRSELMVQNAVLREQLDDLHNKVDQVEANQAEKIRQLEASSKKVNELQVQINLLMDMIKNEEASGN, via the exons ATGGAAGACCGAAGTTGGATACAGAAGGAAAG aatgAGCATTGAGTATGTGAAAGGAGTTGAAACCTTCATCAAATTTGCCATCACAAATAGCATGGTAATTGATGGAAAAATTAGGTGCCCATGTGAAAAGTGCAACAATTGTTTATTTCAATTGATAAGAGATGCGATTGATCATATTATATCCTTTGGTTTTCTCCAAAATTATACACATTGGCATTATCATGGGGAGTTAGTGATGCCATCTCAAAGTGGTCAAGTTGGCCCTTCTCATGCTTTAAAAACTAGGAGGTTGGGTCGAAAACAGAAATTCAAAGTGGAGGTGAACAAGCATGGTCAACCAATAGGtgaaaaagcacaaaaattCAGTTCATTCATTGGTAAATTGGCACGAAACCCACAAGTTACACCGCTTACCTATCACACATGGAAAGAATTACCTCAGACATACAAAGATGACGTCTGGAATCGTGTCAAG GAAAAGTTTGAAGGCCCTGGAGTTAAGGTTACTTGGGTCATGAAAGAACATGCAAAATTGTGGAGATGTTGGAGATGTAATTTGAGGAAGCTTTACAAAAAGCATAAGGCATTAGAGAGTTGCATGAAACATTGCAAGGTCACAATCCCTGAAGATCAATGGAGATGTTTGATCCAACACtttgaaacaacaaaatcaaag GagcaaagtgaaaaaaataaagcaaaccGTGCAATGCTAAAGTTTCCTCATAATACTGGCACAAAAAGCTTTGCTCGACTTCGAGCAGAAAAA GTTGCAGAAGGTACACCAGAGCCTTCACGCGCTGAGGTCTTCATTATGACGCGGACaagtaaaaaaggaaattgtcaaaatcaagcGACTGGTGAAGCAATT GCCCAAATCAATGAAGCAATGTCTCAATTACCCGAAGGCATTAGAGATGATCCAGCTCCAACTGACATTTTGTCACGGGTTATAGGGCCAGATAAATATGGACAAGTGCATACATATGGAATGGGGGTAAAACCATCAGAATTTTTTGACGAAGCTCCTAGTCGAAGTGAGTTGATGGTTCAAAATGCAGTCTTGCGTGAACAATTGGATGATCTACACAATAAGGTGGACCAAGTAGAAGCCAATCAAGCTGAAAAAATACGTCAGTTGGAAGCTAGCTCAAAAAAAGTGAATGAATTACAAGTCCAGATCAACTTGTTGATGGAtatgataaaaaatgaagaagcatCTGGAAATTAA
- the LOC116263841 gene encoding tryptamine hydroxycinnamoyltransferase 2-like, with translation MAATMEVKHLASSLIKPETPVQLEVPLNIFDRSTADLHISALIVYNTPTASNVQIKLALAKALVHYPILAGKLSFESLSVIVDGDSGVPVTETEVEGNLDDYLPLKGGPDLLPLHPYTEETNPLFLVQLNRFSCGAFILGLCTNHIIADGQAMSSFYTTWSQFVTGREVKPLPILDQSLLKPRDPPTPQFPHEEIEFSTLQRDKPTFLEGPMENVRVHYTHDFIHKLKERTGFRHSTFECLLSHLWKKVCIAWGLDGEVVSHAVFSVNGRPRLGIPPEYFGNLSLLAFPASTVKELLQEDLEYGAKLVREAVGKTGRDYFQSYIDFGELNKDKELYPSVGADGNSLAPDLEVDSWLGFQFTEIDMGGGAPYAMLPSWIPVEGIVIFMPGPPAKEKGNKAERWSNGIDVIVSLLPENAAAFLKIAHSID, from the exons ATGGCTGCAACCATGGAAGTGAAACATCTCGCGAGCTCATTGATCAAGCCGGAGACGCCAGTCCAATTAGAAGTACCACTCAACATCTTCGACAGGTCTACAGCAGACCTGCACATTTCAGCACTCATCGTCTACAACACCCCCACGGCCAGCAACGTCCAAATCAAGCTTGCCTTGGCAAAGGCTCTCGTCCACTACCCAATACTGGCCGGAAAACTATCGTTCGAATCTCTTTCTGTAATCGTCGATGGCGATTCCGGCGTTCCTGTTACTGAGACTGAAGTAGAAGGAAACCTTGACGACTATCTGCCCCTTAAGGGCGGCCCTGATCTCCTCCCCCTCCATCCCTACACAGAAGAGACCAACCCACTTTTCCTGGTCCAGCTTAATAGGTTTTCTTGTGGTGCCTTCATCCTCGGGCTGTGCACCAACCACATAATCGCCGATGGACAGGCCATGAGCAGCTTCTACACCACCTGGTCCCAATTTGTCACCGGCCGTGAGGTTAAGCCTCTCCCCATTCTCGACCAATCTCTTCTGAAACCCAGGGACCCTCCGACTCCTCAGTTCCCTCATGAAGAGATCGAGTTTAGCACGTTGCAGAGGGATAAGCCGACGTTTCTTGAAGGTCCCATGGAGAATGTGCGTGTGCATTACACACACGATTTCATCCACAAGCTCAAGGAGAGAACGGGGTTCAGGCACAGCACCTTCGAGTGCCTGCTGTCTCACCTGTGGAAGAAAGTGTGCATAGCATGGGGCCTTGATGGGGAGGTTGTCTCGCACGCAGTGTTCTCAGTGAACGGGAGGCCGAGACTGGGGATTCCTCCAGAGTACTTCGGGAATCTGTCCCTCTTGGCATTTCCGGCTTCCACAGTGAAGGAGCTGCTGCAG GAAGATCTAGAATATGGTGCAAAGTTAGTGAGAGAGGCGGTCGGCAAGACCGGACGCGACTACTTCCAGTCCTACATCGACTTCGGAGagctgaacaaagacaaggaATTGTATCCATCGGTTGGTGCAGATGGCAATAGCTTGGCCCCAGACTTGGAGGTCGACAGTTGGCTGGGCTTCCAATTCACAGAGATAGACATGGGAGGAGGTGCGCCTTATGCAATGTTGCCCTCATGGATTCCGGTGGAAGGCATCGTCATATTCATGCCTGGACCGCCggcaaaagagaaagggaacaaGGCAGAGAGATGGAGCAACGGGATCGACGTGATCGTGTCGCTCTTGCCGGAGAATGCAGCTGCTTTCTTGAAGATTGCTCACTCTATAGATTGA
- the LOC116264690 gene encoding tryptamine hydroxycinnamoyltransferase 2-like — protein sequence MEVKRLGSTLVRATPERKMQGLEERIPLTIFDQAASNLVINVLLAFSPPTPNNDSMKSALAKALANFPLLTGRLSAADHEDKHPCVILAADACVPVFEANVVDCSELADLHLHEPSAELSKLQPPMEATNQQVMAIQLNRLDCGGLVVAVSSNHKVADGQSMSSFLVAWGKVLRGKEIEPMPLHDRSLFAPRDPPVCEFPHERVEFTMERNHVPRVLPEDQPVVNIVVHYADEFLKKMRETASQASGDDRLTRFQCLAAHVWRKLTIARRLEETEKVNIRIAVNGRPRLMFPEEFFGNLVLCAYPSATVKELLQKDGLGHALKAIKDAVGQMDRRYFQSFIDFGELTKGEKLIPAPEVEGDLLSPNVEIDSWLTFHFHQIDIGGGSAIYAFTPSWIPVEGVAIFVPASSSKNMGGVNVHLSLLAHQAEIFRNIAHSLE from the exons ATGGAAGTGAAGAGACTCGGTTCTACACTTGTGAGGGCGACCCCAGAGCGAAAAATGCAAGGCTTGGAAGAGAGAATTCCATTGACCATCTTCGATCAAGCAGCCTCCAACCTCGTGATCAATGTCCTTTTGGCTTTCTCTCCTCCCACTCCTAATAACGATTCCATGAAATCAGCCTTGGCCAAGGCCTTGGCCAACTTCCCTCTTCTAACAGGCAGACTATCTGCAGCCGATCACGAAGACAAACACCCATGTGTCATCCTCGCTGCAGATGCATGTGTGCCTGTCTTTGAGGCCAACGTAGTCGACTGCAGCGAGCTCGCCGATCTTCACCTCCATGAGCCTAGTGCTGAGCTGAGCAAGCTGCAGCCACCAATGGAGGCAACGAACCAGCAGGTCATGGCGATCCAACTGAATCGACTGGACTGTGGAGGCCTCGTCGTTGCGGTTTCTTCGAATCATAAGGTTGCAGATGGGCAGTCCATGAGCAGCTTCTTAGTTGCATGGGGCAAAGTCCTTCGAGGCAAGGAGATCGAACCCATGCCACTCCATGACCGATCGTTATTCGCTCCTAGAGATCCTCCTGTTTGTGAATTCCCCCATGAGCGTGTCGAGTTCACCATGGAGCGAAATCATGTGCCTCGAGTTCTCCCAGAGGATCAGCCGGTTGTCAACATCGTCGTGCATTACGCCGATGAGTTCCTGAAGAAGATGAGGGAGACGGCGAGCCAAGCGAGCGGAGACGACAGGCTGACCAGATTCCAGTGTTTAGCGGCGCATGTGTGGCGGAAACTGACAATTGCCCGTAGGTTGGAGGAGACGGAGAAGGTGAACATAAGGATAGCGGTGAACGGGAGGCCGAGATTGATGTTTCCGGAGGAGTTCTTCGGGAACTTGGTGTTGTGTGCATATCCAAGTGCTACTGTGAAGGAACTCTTGCAG AAAGATGGCCTGGGCCACGCGTTAAAAGCAATCAAGGATGCGGTGGGACAAATGGATCGCCGGTACTTCCAATCCTTCATCGACTTCGGCGAGCTGACGAAAGGCGAGAAGCTGATCCCTGCACCAGAAGTCGAGGGCGACCTTCTTTCGCCAAATGTGGAGATTGATTCCTGGCTcacctttcattttcatcaaattgaTATCGGTGGCGGCAGCGCCATCTACGCCTTCACTCCCTCTTGGATTCCCGTTGAAGGCGTGGCGATCTTCGTTCCCGCCTCCTCGTCCAAGAACATGGGTGGTGTCAATGTGCATCTCTCTTTACTTGCGCACCAAGCAGAGATCTTCAGAAACATTGCTCACTCTCTGGAGTGA